From Nicotiana tabacum cultivar K326 chromosome 22, ASM71507v2, whole genome shotgun sequence, one genomic window encodes:
- the LOC142175912 gene encoding uncharacterized protein LOC142175912, with protein sequence MDYHDIFYELDPIFDGEEWDHRLDGKISSDDQIHKDDQFLNEELQEKASDDASAVGSQKMDMQENGLELQNGDDKDLQVLKVEVNGKREATESGIKSQVERRTNPRRVNRKAHKAATSTTSSPEQSGNLEEKRCKRERINAEDFTLPKGWIIEVRVRKNGSTSGHKDTYYIERSTRHVCRSRMEVLRYLQSKQRIELTFMTKFIKLIKVEEESQVQEG encoded by the exons ATGGATTACCATGATATATTCTATGAACTTGATCCAATTTTTGATGGTGAAGAATGGGATCATCGTCTCGATGGGAAGATTTCAAGTGATGATCAAATCCACAAAGATGATCAATTTCTTAATGAGGAATTACAAGAGAAAGCTAGTGATGATGCTTCGGCAGTTGGTTCTCAGAAAATGGATATGCAAGAAAATGGTCTAGAATTACAAAATGGTGATGATAAAGATTTACAAGtcttgaaagttgaggtcaatggAAAAAGAGAAGCTACTGAATCTGGTATTAAATCCCAGGTGGAAAGAAGAACTAACCCTAGAAGGGTAAATAGAAAGGCACATAAGGCTGCAACTAGTACTACTTCTTCACCAGAGCAAAGTGGAAATTTAGAGGAAAAAAGATGCAAACGTGAAAGGATTAATGCTGAGGATTTCACCTTACCTAAAGGCTGGATAATTGAAGTTCGAGTTAGGAAAAATGGAAGCACTTCTGGCCACAAAGATACA TACTACATTGAGAGAAGTACGAGACATGTTTGCCGATCAAGGATGGAAGTCCTTAGGTACCTACAATCTAAACAAAGG ATTGAATTAACTTTCATGACTAAGTTTATAAAATTGATAAAGGTTGAG GAGGAAAGCCAAGTTCAAGAAGGATGA